From Lagenorhynchus albirostris chromosome 10, mLagAlb1.1, whole genome shotgun sequence, the proteins below share one genomic window:
- the TDRD6 gene encoding tudor domain-containing protein 6 isoform X2, which yields MCSTPGLPTPGASLVLRVSFVDVQPAVIPVQLWGLVGERRDEYVRLSREIQEAAAAAHGPWALGGTSASPGELCLVQAGLLWHRGRVVSRQAQESRVFLLDEGRTITVGAGSLAPGRSEFFHLPSEVLGCVLAGLVPAGGSGGVGGAEPQHWAASAVDFLSNLQGKEMHGRVLDVLLLHRLVLLEVPELSQQMQELGLARQVPDGLFRSLLKRYLSATAAVLGPGAPVVPRIPPKQEQAGLDYFYPQLQLGVTEPMVVTQVCHPHRIHCRLRSFSQEVHRLSESMAQIYRSSPGTGDENYTSATWEEREESPDKPGSPCASCGLDGHWYRALLLETFRPQRCAQVLHVDYGRKELVSCNSLRYLLPEYFRIPVVTYPCALYGLWDGGRGWSRSQVGDLKALFLGQAVNAKIEFYSSFEHVYYVTLYGEDGINLNCVFGVQSCCLADRLLQSQGIEEEEEGGGEEEPETAFQSQSPAEEVDEEISLPALRSIRLKMNAFYDAQVEFVKTPSEFWIRLRKHNGTFSKLMRRMCSFYASASKLDGVILKPEADDLCCVKWKESGYYRAMVTRLDDKSVDVFFVDRGNSENMDRYDVRMLLPQFRRLPILALRCTLADIWPLGKNWSQEAISFFKKTVLHKELVIHVLDKQDSQYVIEILDESRTGEENISKVIAQAGLAKYQEFETKENICKSAHSPGHVSNHFAADNNKISSAKKEVEHKVKREGETTAVPETVNDTTVVTNVSTGLVVQDKEKRVSVYSPLVQNFLDIKPGSSCKEELEVGSTVEVKVSHAENPGYFWCQLTRNIEGLEALMCSIQDHCKNTATPYQGTTPACLAKRTANGKWSRALITGAQSSEHVNVIFVDYGDKETVSVKNIYSISEEFLKVKVQALRCSLYNLIQPTGHNPFVWDEKAIQAFSEFVHKAWEDNVELKCTIFALASIHVEELFNVVDLLTPFQSACHFLVEQRLARPVKLQKPLVSSVQLHSYYYSTHGMKIGSEESVYITHVDDPWTFYCQLGRNANILEQLSYHITQLSKVLLNLKTSPLVPSTLCLARYTDGNWYRGIIIEKEPNKVFFVDFGNSYVVTNDDLLPIPSDAYDVLLLPMQAIKCSLSDIPDHIPEEVTTRFQETISEKSLKALVVAKDPDGRLIIELYDNSIQINANINEKLGLLGSKGGTRKKESESLLSTPETLEAKKEAVKLSPTQYLSKSIENKSDSLVILGESYKPQISSACKEIKFSCSSMKTNLVTQYPDSVANKNNQVSPLPVEKKLVSSAEPPLKATKLEAALPERKIGDSCNKGLPLKFSEFPQKTIMPGFKTTVYVSHINDLSDFYVQLTEDEAEIDRLSERLNTVRTRPEYYAGPPLQRGDIICAVFPEDNLWYRAVVKEHQPNDLLSVQFIDYGNVSVVHTNTVGKLDLVNALSPRLCIHCSLRGLGAPKILNHKEMMNYFSRRTEEAQLRCEFVQFQDKWEVILADEHGIIAEDMMSRYAFSEKSQIGLSTQIVKGACSKSVSRTGVDTSVFLNWYNPKMKMIQAYATVIDGPEYFWCQFADTEKLQYLEVEVQTAGEQVTAWRSCISCPHMGDPCIVRYREDGHYYRALVTNICEDSLVSVRLVDFGNVEDCVDPKALWNIPSELLAVPMQAFPCCLSGFNISEGACPQEGNDYFYEIVTEDMLEITVLEIKRDVCDILLAIVDLKSKGESISEKMKKYSKIGVSDSDLPYENNGVDIKGALGSPNPDVGLQKPSSKAGQEKALCVKSQTGKLLERIDKDLNIIETKPGKFFVPETDNIFETFENPGKDESGTEMLEGKVECHLGDKAKFDDKYLITGFSALLPHATETKEALELNSLEVELSPDDESKEFLELEFIELQHSLVAEEGKEELGLVPLSVPLPQGCDPAANLPPLAGLLPLNCEAEKQPELELPTAQLCLEDKINPLSLRVSRKAQESLCAEDARRSSCAECFDEHRLYQHGKTCYAKMQIEMSIYKEEEFTEHTSLFRDAVSSLNSVFSEEEPGRKHNHALPDHVSAQPENTYTLKGFTVGSKCVVWSSLRNTWSKCEILELAEEGTRKRGLEMIEI from the exons ATGTGCTCGACGCCGGGGCTGCCGACGCCGGGGGCCTCGCTGGTGCTGCGGGTGTCCTTCGTGGACGTGCAGCCCGCGGTGATCCCCGTGCAGCTCTGGGGGCTGGTGGGCGAGCGGCGGGACGAGTACGTGAGGCTGAGCCGGGAGATCCAGGAAGCGGCGGCGGCCGCGCACGGCCCATGGGCGCTGGGCGGCACCTCGGCCTCGCCGGGCGAGCTGTGCCTGGTGCAGGCAGGTCTGCTGTGGCACCGCGGCCGCGTAGTCAGCCGGCAGGCGCAGGAGAGCCGCGTCTTCCTGCTGGACGAGGGTCGCACCATCACGGTCGGCGCGGGCTCGCTGGCGCCTGGGCGCAGCGAGTTCTTCCACCTGCCGTCGGAGGTGCTGGGCTGCGTGCTGGCTGGCCTGGTGCCTgcgggcggcagcggcggcgTGGGCGGGGCCGAGCCCCAGCACTGGGCTGCCAGCGCCGTGGACTTCCTTAGCAACCTGCAGGGCAAGGAGATGCACGGGCGGGTCCTGGACGTGCTGCTGCTCCACCGTCTGGTCCTCCTGGAGGTGCCCGAGCTGAGCCAGCAGATGCAGGAGCTCGGCCTGGCCCGGCAGGTGCCCGACGGCCTTTTCCGCTCCCTGCTCAAGCGCTACCTCTCGGCCACCGCGGCTGTCCTGGGCCCCGGGGCCCCGGTCGTCCCGCGAATCCCGCCCAAGCAGGAGCAGGCTGGCCTGGATTACTTCTACCCCCAGCTGCAGCTGGGCGTGACGGAGCCCATGGTGGTCACCCAGGTGTGCCATCCCCACCGCATTCACTGCCGGCTCCGCAGCTTCTCGCAGGAGGTCCACCGCCTCTCCGAGAGCATGGCCCAGATATATAGGAGTTCCCCCGGGACAGGGGATGAGAACTATACCAGTGCCacctgggaggagagggaggagagcccAGACAAGCCGGGCTCTCCGTGCGCATCCTGCGGGTTGGATGGACATTGGTACAGAGCGCTCTTGCTTGAGACTTTCCGGCCCCAGCGCTGTGCCCAGGTACTTCATGTGGACTATGGAAGGAAGGAGTTAGTGAGTTGTAATAGCCTTCGCTACTTGCTGCCCGAATATTTTCGAATACCCGTGGTGACATACCCTTGCGCTTTGTACGGACTCTGGgatggtggcagaggctggtctCGGTCACAGGTCGGTGACCTGAAGGCACTGTTTCTGGGCCAGGCAGTGAACGCAAAGATTGAATTTTACTCTTCCTTTGAGCATGTGTATTACGTCACCCTGTATGGAGAAGATGGGATTAATCTTAACTGTGTGTTCGGAGTACAGTCCTGTTGCTTGGCTGACCGATTGCTTCAGAGCCAGGGaatagaggaggaggaggaagggggcggggaggaggaacCAGAAACAGCTTTTCAGTCTCAGTCTCCTGCTGAAGAAGTGGATGAAGAGATTTCACTCCCAGCCTTGAGGTCTATCAGGTTAAAGATGAACGCCTTCTATGATGCCCAGGTGGAGTTTGTGAAAACTCCTTCTGAGTTTTGGATTAGGTTGAGGAAACACAATGGCACCTTCAGCAAATTAATGAGGAGAATGTGCAGTTTCTATGCCTCTGCCAGTAAGCTGGATGGTGTTATTTTGAAACCTGAAGCCGATGACCTTTGCTGtgtgaaatggaaagaaagtgGCTATTATCGGGCTATGGTCACTCGATTAGACGACAAGAGTGTGGATGTATTCTTCGTTGACCGGGGCAATTCAGAAAATATGGACCGGTATGATGTGAGAATGCTGCTCCCTCAGTTTAGGCGGCTACCAATACTGGCCCTGAGGTGCACCCTGGCCGATATTTGGCCTTTGGGAAAAAATTGGAGCCAGGAggcaatttccttttttaaaaagaccgtGCTGCACAAAGAATTAGTTATCCATGTCCTTGATAAGCAGGATAGTCAGTATGTTATTGAGATTCTCGATGAATCAAGAACAGGGGAAGAAAACATTAGTAAGGTAATTGCTCAGGCTGGACTTGCCAAGTATCAGGAatttgaaacaaaggaaaatatttgcaaaagtgcCCACTCTCCAGGGCATGTTTCAAACCATTTTGCTGCAGACAATAACAAAATATCTTCTGCCAAGAAGGAAGTAGAACACAAAGTCAAGAGAGAGGGTGAAACTACAGCTGTTCCAGAAACTGTGAATGACACAACAGTTGTGACAAACGTTTCAACTGGACTAGTTGTAcaggacaaagagaaaagagTGTCTGTTTACTCTCCTCTTGTACAGAATTTCTTGGACATTAAGCCAGGCTCTTCTTGTAAAGAGGAGCTAGAAGTTGGAAGTACAGTAGAAGTCAAAGTGTCTCATGCTGAAAACCCTGGCTACTTCTGGTGCCAGCTGACCAGGAACATAGAGGGACTTGAAGCGCTAATGTGTAGTATTCAGGACCATTGCAAGAATACAGCTACTCCCTACCAGGGAACCACCCCTGCTTGTTTGGCAAAACGAACAGCAAATGGAAAATGGTCCAGAGCTCTGATTACTGGGGCACAATCTTCAGAGCATGTCAACGTCATATTTGTAGATTATGGAGACAAAGAAACGGTATCTGTGAAGAATATTTATTCAATTAGTGAAGAGTTTCTCAAGGTTAAGGTTCAAGCGCTTAGGTGCAGCCTTTATAATTTAATTCAACCAACGGGTCACAATCCTTTTGTTTGGGATGAAAAGGCAATCCAGGCTTTTAGTGAATTTGTGCACAAGGCGTGGGAAGACAATGTAGAATTAAAATGCACAATATTTGCTTTGGCTTCCATTCACGTTGAAGAACTGTTTAATGTTGTGGATTTGCTAACACCTTTCCAGAGTGCATGCCATTTTTTGGTAGAACAGAGACTTGCAAGACCAGTAAAACTTCAGAAGCCTCTGGTGTCCTCTGTTCAGCTCCATTCTTACTACTATTCTACACATGGTATGAAAATTGGAAGTGAAGAATCAGTGTATATAACACATGTCGATGACCCTTGGACATTTTATTGCCAGCTGggaagaaatgcaaatattttagaaCAGTTGTCATATCATATTACACAATTAAGTAAAGTTTTGCTGAATTTAAAAACATCTCCCTTGGTCCCCAGCACATTGTGCCTTGCCAGGTATACCGACGGAAACTGGTATAGGGGGATAATCatagaaaaagaaccaaataaagtcttttttgttgattttgGGAATAGTTATGTGGTAACAAATGATGATCTGCTTCCAATACCTAGCGATGCATATGACGTCCTACTTCTGCCCATGCAAGCCATTAAATGTTCATTATCTGATATTCCTGATCATATACCAGAAGAAGTCACAACGCGGTTTCAGGAGACTATTTCAGAGAAGTCATTGAAGGCTTTGGTTGTAGCAAAAGATCCAGATGGAAGACTGATTATAGAACTATATGACAACAGCATTCAAATTAATGCTAATATTAATGAGAAGTTAGGACTCCTAGGTTCCAAAGGCgggacaagaaaaaaagaaagtgaatcaCTCCTCTCTACACCTGAAACTCTTGAAGCAAAAAAGGAAGCTGTGAAGTTGTCACCTACACAGTATTTAAGTAAATCAATAGAGAACAAATCAGACAGTTTGGTGATCTTAGGAGAATCATACAAACCTCAGATCAGCTCAGCATGTAAGGAAATCAAATTTTCATGCAGTTCAATGAAGACAAACTTAGTCACTCAGTATCCGGACTCTGtggcaaataaaaataatcaagtgTCTCCATTACCAGTAGAAAAGAAATTAGTAAGTTCGGCTGAGCCCCCTTTGAAAGCCACAAAACTAGAAGCCGctcttccagagagaaaaataggAGATTCATGTAACAAAGGTTTGCCTCTAAAATTTTCTGAGTTCCCTCAGAAGACTATAATGCCTGGCTTTAAAACAACTGTGTATGTTTCTCATATAAATGACCTTTCAGACTTTTATGTTCAACTAACAGAAGATGAGGCTGAAATTGATCGTctttcagagaggttaaacactGTTAGAACAAGGCCTGAATATTATGCAGGTCCACCTTTGCAAAGAGGAGATATAATATGTGCTGTTTTCCCAGAAGACAATTTATGGTATCGTGCTGTGGTCAAGGAACATCAACCCAATGACCTTCTCTCTGTGCAGTTTATAGATTATGGCAATGTTTCTGTGGTTCACACCAACACAGTAGGCAAACTTGACCTTGTTAATGCACTATCACCCAGACTGTGCATTCACTGTTCCTTAAGGGGACTTGGGGCTCCTAAGATTTTAAACCATAAGGAAATGATGAATTACTTTTCCCGAAGGACAGAGGAGGCGCAACTAAGATGCGAATTTGTTCAGTTTCAAGACAAATGGGAAGTTATTCTTGCTGATGAACATGGGATCATAGCAGAAGATATGATGAGCAGATACGCTTTCagtgaaaaatctcaaataggaCTTTCTACCCAAATAGTTAAAGGTGCCTGTTCAAAGTCTGTCAGCAGAACAGGCGTAGACACTTCTGTATTTCTTAACTGGTATAATCCAAAGATGAAGATGATACAAGCTTATGCCACGGTGATCGATGGACCTGAATATTTTTGGTGTCAGTTTGCGGACACAGAGAAACTTCAGTATTTAGAAGTGGAAGTACAAACTGCTGGAGAGCAGGTGACAGCTTGGCGAAGCTGCATCTCCTGCCCTCATATGGGAGATCCTTGCATAGTGAGATACAGAGAAGACGGGCATTATTACAGGGCACTTGTCACCAATATTTGTGAAGATTCTCTTGTGTCCGTCAGGCTTGTGGACTTTGGAAACGTTGAAGACTGTGTGGACCCCAAAGCCCTCTGGAACATCCCTTCTGAACTGTTGGCAGTTCCCATGCAAGCCTTTCCATGTTGCCTCTCAGGATTTAATATTTCAGAAGGTGCATGCCCTCAAGAGGGAAATGACTACTTTTATGAAATAGTAACAGAAGATATGTTGGAGATAACAGTATTAGAAATCAAAAGGGATGTTTGTGATATCCTTTTAGCCATCGTTGACTTGAAAAGCAAAGGCGAAAGTAttagtgagaaaatgaagaaatattctaAGATTGGTGTGAGTGACAGTGACCTGCCCTATGAAAACAATGGCGTAGACATAAAGGGAGCTCTTGGGTCCCCCAATCCAGATGTTGGACTTCAGAAACCAAGTAGCAAAGCTGGACAAGAGAAAGCACTCTGTGTCAAATCACAGACAGGTAAGCTCTTGGAAAGAATTGACAAAGACTTAAACATCATTGAAACCAAACCAGGTAAATTCTTTGTCCCCGAAACTGATAACATttttgaaacttttgaaaacCCAGGCAAAGATGAAAGTGGCACTGAGATGCTGGAAGGTAAAGTCGAGTGCCATCTGGGTGACAAAGCAAAGTTTGATGATAAGTACCTAATTACAGGATTTAGCGCATTGTTACCACATGCCACCGAAACAAAGGAGGCCCTGGAACTGAATTCCCTCGAGGTAGAGCTTTCTCCTGATGATGAGTCCAAAGAATTCCTGGAGCTGGAATTCATTGAATTGCAGCATTCCTTAGTTgcagaggaggggaaagaagagCTGGGCCTGGTGCCTCTGTCTGTGCCTCTTCCCCAAGGCTGTGACCCAGCGGCCAACCTGCCACCATTGGCAGGGCTACTGCCCCTCAACTGTGAAGCCGAGAAACAGCCTGAACTAGAATTACCTACAGCCCAGCTGTGTCTAGAGGACAAAATAAACCCATTGTCTTTAAGAGTTAGTCGGAAAGCCCAAGAATCCCTGTGTGCTGAGGACGCAAGAAGGTCCAGTTGTGCGGAATGCTTTGATGAGCATAGGCTGTACCAGCACGGAAAGACCTGCTATGCCAAGATGCAGATTGAAATGAGTATCTATAAAGAAGAAGAATTTACAGAACATACATCTCTGTTTAGAGATGCCGTGTCATCGTTGAACTCTGTGTTTTCTGAAGAAGAACCCGGAAGGAAACACAATCACGCTTTACCAGATCATGTCTCGG CTCAACCAGAGAACACCTACACTCTGAAAGGATTTACTGTGGGATCCAAATGTGTTGTGTGGTCAAGTCTAAGAAACACGTGGTCTAAATGTGAGATTTTGGAATTAGCTGAAGAAGGCACAAGG